Within the Peromyscus maniculatus bairdii isolate BWxNUB_F1_BW_parent chromosome 2, HU_Pman_BW_mat_3.1, whole genome shotgun sequence genome, the region gtggaggcaagaggatcaggagttcaaggccagctgggctagATTGGGGCGGAGGGAGTGGAAGACACTCCAAAGACACAAAGATATGGCTAAAATTTACTGGACATGTCAAGCCAGACAGAAGCAGTTTGAAGGTTTCAGAATACTGAATTACATCAGGTGACAGAAGGATTCAGTAATAATGGCTGGCTGTCTCCACTTCAGTGTGGTCTGCCAGGATCCTTGTCTGGTCACGGACCTTCAGAACAGCTGTGATGTCATCCTAGGAGAGGTTTTAAGTGTTGCCTAGTTACGTCCAAGTCGCTGCATTACCACCCTCCATGCCATCCAGGCTTCTGCCATCTTGTAATtaacacaaagcacacacacacacctaaagtAGTGCCTTGATGAGCTATGAATCCCATTCTCACAAACATTCTTGGAAGCCTAATAAACTACTAACAGATTATAGTCAGTTATGCAAGGACAGGAGGAACAAGCATCAGAGCAGACAATTCAGACTGAAATGGAACAGGGCTAGCATCGAGCTTTCCTGAAACCCGAGTCTCTTCCCAAAGAACATTACCTCAAAGGCAATGGGGCACAAATATAATCAAAGCTTTAACTTTTATCTGGTGTTTTGTTCACCAACCTGAGAACAATTAGGATACTCATCCATCTAAGTCTTTATGTGTGGTTTTGAAAATAAACCATTACCTTATTATTTAAAGGGGGGATAGTGCTAAAGATAGAACCCAAGGTCTGGTGTATGTTCCCCAAACATTCTACCAGAGTTACATCCCTAACTCCAGACACTATTTAACACCTTTCATTATTAAGTTCATTCTAGGAAAACAGTAAAAGTCTAGTCAATCCTAAGATAAGAATCTCACATCTAATTATACAAAGTTCATTATCAGAACTGGCTGGTAACTCAGTGGAGCTCTTAGCCTGcataaagctctgggttcaattccaaacaATGTATAAATGGGTTGTGGTGGCAGTCATTGGTAGTAGCTATAacaccagcacttggaaagttgagataggaggatcagaaattctaGCTCAACGTGTAAAGGTGCTGGCCATAACCTAATTTGATTACTAGAACCAGATAAAAtaaaggtggaaggtgagaaccaactgtgtatctgtgtgctcCTACCCCAAAGCaggcacaggaggcagaggcaggaggaccacgagttcaaggcaagcctaggctacatatttattggggctagagagatgacttagcagttaagagcacttgttcttacagagatcagggttcaattcccagcacccacatagcagcctGTCACAACCTGTGACATAcactgtggtacacagacatacaaaagcACAGAacctaaaataaatctaaaaacttggggggggggggacctaaaatattaaaaaaaaaaaatagctgcagCACTGGAAATGATGGTACGCCTCTTTCCCAGCAGAGACaaacagatctgtgagttcaaggccagcttggtctatataataAGTTCCAGACCATGgatgactacacagtgagaccctgtctcaaaagtcaaacaaaaaaattagtctCAGagattcaaagtcatcctcagttaaTGAGTTCTGAGGTCTAAACTACAAGATCCTCTTTCCAGGTTCAATTCACTCACAACCACTGCAGTGAATTTAATCCAAATACACCCTTGACTTAAAAAAGTCAACAGATCCAGGTACTTAGCTCAGAGATAGACTGTTTCcctagcatgctcaaggtccATCCAGAGCactggtttaaaataaaaaataaaaacacaaattcaccctgagttcaatcaccagcaGAACAAAAATTAAGCCAGCATAAATCTACAGTAAACTCCAGTTTCAtgggatctgaaaccctcttctggtttctgtgtgtacaccaggcttgcatgtagtacacagacacacatgcaggcaaaacacctgtacacagaAAATAAGTTAGTAAAATATGAGTAAGTAACAAAAAAGGTGGAAAGAAGGCTCAATGGTTACgatcactagctgctcttctcAAAGACCTGGACCCAAATGGCAGAGCctacaaacacctgtaactccaatcccagggtaccatcaccctcttctggtctctgcagacctcatgcatacatgcaggctcatatacatacatataaaataattttttttgttctgtttttattttcgagacagggcttctctgtgtagttttggagtctgtcctggaactcactttgtagacctctttggtggcctcaaactcagagatccgctcacctctgcctcctgagtgctgggattaagggcgtacggcaccactgcccagcaaaataaaacaaacaccccCACTGTggtcctaaattttttttttttttttggttttttgagacagggtttctctgtgtagctttgtgtctttcctgggactcacttggtagcccaggctggcctcgaactcacagagatccgcctgcctctgcctcccgagtgctgggattaaaggtgtgagccaccaccgcccggccctaaaaTTTATATATACCTAATACCCTCAGAGCAAACACTGTGTATTTCAAATAAAACACTCTACTTTGGATTCATTTTCTATCACTTTCTacctgatacaaaaaaaaaaaaaaaggataaaatgactgagtaataaaatgttaaaaccaAGTTTCCCCAATCCCTTTAAcgctgtttttaaagttttatataatAAAGATTTATATATAGAAAACTTTCCTATGGCTGGGGATGTGGAGCAGTGAggagagggcttgcctagcatatcCTTGTTTCAATTCCtatcactgaaaataaaataaagtgaacacTACAAGAGTAAAACATGGTCCAACAAACAATGTCAATTCTTGCATAGCGTGTTCATACTTTCTGTATATTAcaccctccatccttccctttctCATCATACCATCACTTCAATTATCCCTTTTGTATCTTTACAATTACCTGTCTCTATCAGTTAAGTTCAAACTGTATTGTTTCTGCTCTCCACTAATGCTCACATTCcttcacactagggttcaaaagACCAATTATACTCCCTCCCATAAAGCCTTAAGCTGCTAAATGACACCATTATTTCCAGAGCTTTTATTAACCATTCACTCACTGCAATACCTCTCTTAGCCTCTGTaatgcctcctccttccccagagTCCAAATAAGCTCGTTACCTTTTTaacactttcttcttcctcttggcgTTTCTCATAGTGTGAGAAGTCATCAAAAATGGAAGTGGTGTGCTTGTAGCTGGCTATGATTTTCAACACCTGCTTAGCTTTTTCCAGAGGCACTTCCTGAGTGTCCCTAGAGTTGGTCACTGGTTTATTCTCGTTGTTCTCTAGACGAATGTGTCGCAGTTGGCTATTGGGAACGTCCTTCACAAAAATCCATCTGACATCAAAACGACCCTTCCATTTGTCCTGGgaccacacacctgcacatgtgtTGTAGTCCACAGCAGATTTCATCTCTGCAACTCCACAGAAGTGTCCACTGCCGTTGACACTGAAAAGTAAGTAAACGGGACCTTTCCCGTTCATGGAACGATAGGCAGCATCCAGTCTCTTGTTACCGTGCTCTGTGCTGCACCAGATATTATACTTAATGGAACGGTGGATATCGTCCTCAGAGTAGCTCTTAATGATGAAAACCCGGCCATGTTTCAGATTCCAGTCGAAATCTTTAGGGTTATAGTTATTAATGGACCGAAGCTTCTCCAATACTGGGTGAGGCTCTGAAGGAGCAGATCCCGAGCCTGCCTGAGACTGTCCTACTCCATTACCATCCACCCCATTATGACCGAACCCACTGCCACGGTTCCGAGGTGCTACCCAGCGAGCTGGCTGAGCTGCCTGTTGCTGGACTGAGAGCTGGGCAGGCTGTGGTGGAGGCGGAGGCAATGGCTGTGTCTGTTGCCCTACTGATGTTTGAGCCACTGGGGGGCTATTATTGGCCTGCTGTCCTACAGGCTGAGGAGACCCCTGGGTTGGCTGACCTATATTTTGAACCAAAGCCTGCGAGGGAGCTTTTGCCACGGGACCCTTGTTATCCCAAGTTCCAATATCCATGTTATGCTTTATTGGGGGCGGTGGAAGACTTGACCCTGCAATGCCATTCTTGGTCTTCAGTTTAGGTTGCTGTTTTGCAGGCTTGCTAGCAATATCAGCCCAAGATGCTGGTTTTGGAGGAGCAATAGTAGCTGGAGGCAAACTGTTGGAAGCCACAATGTTACTAGTGATGGACCCACTACCAACAGCAGAGCCTACAACTTTTGGAACACTGCTTGCAACTTCTGTGCTACCCAGTTTCAGTGCCGCCATCCCTTGGTCTATAGTATTCATGCCAGGAGCTTTATTGAGGGTCTCATTGGCAAAAGCTGACTGTCCATCAATCATGGCTCCACCTAAGGAGCTGGGTGCATAAGCATAATTGCTACTATATCCAGAGCTTTGAGTAGACTGTCCCTGAGAACTGTTATTTCCCCATGCTGAGAAGTCGATCCCactggggaaaaaattaaaaccatgctGACCAAGAAATGGAGTGCTACCCAGGGCTCCTGGCTGCCCAAACATTGCGTCTGGTAGGAAGTGGGGCTCTCCGTTGCTCAGTTGTCCATAGGAAGTTAGATAGGGCATGGCTGTGTCACCTCCAGTAGACCAAGCAGCTTCACCCAAAGAGTAGGAAAAGCCAATGGAGGGGCTGTAGTAACTGGGTAAGTAGGAGTCTGACATGGCAGTATATGCATTATTCTGTGGAAGAAAAGGCAAATAGATC harbors:
- the Ythdf2 gene encoding YTH domain-containing family protein 2, whose product is MSASSLLEQRPKGQGNKVQNGSVHQKDGLNDDDFEPYLSPQARPNNAYTAMSDSYLPSYYSPSIGFSYSLGEAAWSTGGDTAMPYLTSYGQLSNGEPHFLPDAMFGQPGALGSTPFLGQHGFNFFPSGIDFSAWGNNSSQGQSTQSSGYSSNYAYAPSSLGGAMIDGQSAFANETLNKAPGMNTIDQGMAALKLGSTEVASSVPKVVGSAVGSGSITSNIVASNSLPPATIAPPKPASWADIASKPAKQQPKLKTKNGIAGSSLPPPPIKHNMDIGTWDNKGPVAKAPSQALVQNIGQPTQGSPQPVGQQANNSPPVAQTSVGQQTQPLPPPPPQPAQLSVQQQAAQPARWVAPRNRGSGFGHNGVDGNGVGQSQAGSGSAPSEPHPVLEKLRSINNYNPKDFDWNLKHGRVFIIKSYSEDDIHRSIKYNIWCSTEHGNKRLDAAYRSMNGKGPVYLLFSVNGSGHFCGVAEMKSAVDYNTCAGVWSQDKWKGRFDVRWIFVKDVPNSQLRHIRLENNENKPVTNSRDTQEVPLEKAKQVLKIIASYKHTTSIFDDFSHYEKRQEEEESVKKERQGRGK